CCGTAGTGGGCGTCGACGATGCCGCCGTGGGTGATGCCGAGATCGTCGAGTCGTGTCTCCCAGGTGGTGAGGCTGTCTCGGTCGGGGCAGCCGAAGGCGATGTGGTCGAGTCCGGTGCGGAACTCGGTGAACGTGTCGTCCGGGTCAGTGCTGGGGTGTTCGTGGAGGCCGAGCAGCGTGCCGTCGATGAGGAACACGGTGTGGTGGAAGCCGCCGTCGGTCACCTCGTCGAGGACTGGTTCGGCGCCGATCAGGCGCTGGTACCACGGCCGGCTCACCGACAGGTCGGTGACGGTCACGGCGACGTGGCCGATGCCTGGGAAGTCGTTCATGCGGTCCTCCGTTCTTGGTTGATGGTCAGTTCGAGGATGTCGGGGCGGGCGTAGTGGCCGGTGGGGTCGAAGCTTCGGCGCCCGATGGCGATCCGATCGAGGTCGAGGGTTGCGGTGACGGTCCCTGCCTCGCCGACCAGGGGGCCTTCGAGGATCTCGCCGCCGGGGGCGACGATGGTCGTGTTTCCCCGGGACAGGTGGTCCTCGGCGCCGCCGTAGAGGTCATCGGCACCGGGAAGGTCTCTGGGGACGTCACACCCGCGGAGGTAGGCGGAGACGCCGATGACGAACACCTGTCCTTCCTTGGCGATGTGTCGCAGCGTCGACAGCCACTCGTCGCTGTTGTCCCAGGTGGGGACGAGGAGCACGTCGATGCCCTTGTGGTAGAGCGCGGCACGCGCAAGCGGCATGTAGCTCTCCCAGCAGATGAGCGACCCGACCTTGACCCCGCCGACATCGACCACGGTGAGCATCGGCCCCTGGCCGTTGGCCCACACCAGCCGTTCCGCTCCGGTCGGGACGAGCTTGCGGTGCAGCCCGGCGATCGCACCCTCGTCGTCGATGTAGACGACGGCGTTGTAGAGCGTGCCCGACGAGCTTCGCTCCGTGATCCCGAGCGCGACCCAGGTCGAGCTGTCACGGGCTGTCTCGCGGATCGGATCGAGCGCTGGCCCGTCGATCTGTACCGCTTGATCAGCGAACCGTCGGTACCACTCGGCGTCGTTCCACGGCTTGCATCGCCAGACCCAGTCGGGATAGCCGGGAACGAACGATTCGGGGAACACCACGAGGTCGCAACCGTCGACTCCGGCCGTCGTCACGTGCGCGGCTACGGCTTTGATGGTCGCGTCGCGGTCGAGGTGTGCGGGTGTGGCCTGGACCGCCGCCACCCGCAGCTGGGCTCGGCCGTTCATCGCGTGGCTCCGGCGACGACGAGCTCGCACGGGCCGACGAACCCCCGGTCGCTCTCGAACTGCCCGAGCGCCTCCTCGATCTCGGC
This sequence is a window from Egibacteraceae bacterium. Protein-coding genes within it:
- a CDS encoding VOC family protein, which gives rise to MNDFPGIGHVAVTVTDLSVSRPWYQRLIGAEPVLDEVTDGGFHHTVFLIDGTLLGLHEHPSTDPDDTFTEFRTGLDHIAFGCPDRDSLTTWETRLDDLGITHGGIVDAHYGSGLSFRDPDGIALELFAPPA
- a CDS encoding carbon-nitrogen hydrolase family protein, which codes for MNGRAQLRVAAVQATPAHLDRDATIKAVAAHVTTAGVDGCDLVVFPESFVPGYPDWVWRCKPWNDAEWYRRFADQAVQIDGPALDPIRETARDSSTWVALGITERSSSGTLYNAVVYIDDEGAIAGLHRKLVPTGAERLVWANGQGPMLTVVDVGGVKVGSLICWESYMPLARAALYHKGIDVLLVPTWDNSDEWLSTLRHIAKEGQVFVIGVSAYLRGCDVPRDLPGADDLYGGAEDHLSRGNTTIVAPGGEILEGPLVGEAGTVTATLDLDRIAIGRRSFDPTGHYARPDILELTINQERRTA